One segment of Triticum aestivum cultivar Chinese Spring chromosome 2A, IWGSC CS RefSeq v2.1, whole genome shotgun sequence DNA contains the following:
- the LOC123186859 gene encoding cytochrome P450 709B2-like, protein MGLPMIWMVATSMTAALASSWVVSALSRFVWRPRAIIRAFRAQGVGGPDYRFLVGNIREIKRLLVESVGLVLDVGCHDYGALVQPHFRKWMALYGRTFVSWPGERPELFKHRVS, encoded by the exons ATGGGCCTGCCCATGATCTGGATGGTGGCCACCAGCATGACGGCGGCGTTGGCCTCGTCGTGGGTCGTTAGCGCTCTGTCGCGGTTCGTGTGGAGGCCCCGCGCCATAATCCGAGCGTTCCGGGCGCAGGGCGTGGGCGGGCCGGATTACCGGTTCCTGGTCGGCAACATCCGCGAGATAAAGCGGCTGCTCGTCGAGAGCGTAGGGCTCGTGCTCGACGTCGGCTGCCATGACTACGGCGCCCTGGTGCAGCCACACTTTCGCAAATGGATGGCCCTCTATG GACGGACGTTCGTCTCGTGGCCCGGGGAGAGGCCGGAATTGTTCAAACACCGCGTGTCTTAA